The Spirochaetota bacterium genomic interval TAAAGGTGTTCAAATCTCCGTTGAGATAAAGGATGAATCCTTTGGCATAAGGGACTTTACAATCAATGACCCTAACGGCTATCAGTTAACTTTTAATCAACCAACTAACACCACTTAACGGCTAAAGCGATATTACTCCGCTCTCCTGTTTTATTTAACGACCGTATCCTGCATCATGCAACGGTGTACAGTAGGTGATCCTGATAAGGCTCTTTCTGTATAATAATCATAGCTCATCTGAAGATATCCTTAATCCATTGAATCTCTTCACCTGTAATAGAGATTAAATCAAACCTGAAAATGTTCTCTTCTGTGTAGAGTGATGGATGGGTGGCTAAGTATTGCATGGCTGTCTTTCGAAGGGTTTCCATCTTTTTTTCTCCTATTGAATAGAGACCACCGCCATACAGGGGTATATTTCTGTATTTTACTTCAATGAATGCAATTAGATTCTGCTTTTTAACAATTATGTCAATCTCACCAATCCTTTGATATCTATAATTTCTCTGAA includes:
- a CDS encoding YraN family protein yields the protein MWRNHNKKKKETGDQGEEMACHFLENHGFQILQRNYRYQRIGEIDIIVKKQNLIAFIEVKYRNIPLYGGGLYSIGEKKMETLRKTAMQYLATHPSLYTEENIFRFDLISITGEEIQWIKDIFR